From a single Agrobacterium tumefaciens genomic region:
- a CDS encoding DUF3572 domain-containing protein — protein MLRDTKNKGNAGKDPQETAAAILGWLANEPDMLARFLALSGLQANMLRQAVNDPGFLAGLTDFLMSHEPDLMAFCAATDTSPETVAAAWHHFSGPGLDSGEY, from the coding sequence ATGCTGCGCGATACGAAAAACAAAGGCAATGCCGGCAAAGATCCGCAAGAAACGGCGGCCGCCATACTTGGCTGGCTGGCAAACGAACCGGACATGCTGGCGCGTTTCCTGGCGCTGAGCGGCTTGCAGGCCAATATGCTGCGTCAGGCCGTCAACGATCCCGGCTTTCTGGCGGGCCTCACCGATTTTCTGATGAGCCACGAGCCGGACCTCATGGCGTTTTGTGCGGCAACCGACACCTCACCCGAAACGGTGGCCGCCGCCTGGCATCATTTTTCCGGCCCGGGGCTGGATTCGGGGGAGTATTGA
- a CDS encoding response regulator, whose product MPKQVMIVEDNELNMKLFRDLIEASGYTTIQTRNGMEALDLARKHRPDLILMDIQLPEVSGLEVTKWLKEDDELHVIPVIAVTAFAMKGDEERIRQGGCEAYVSKPISVPKFIEIIKTYLGDA is encoded by the coding sequence ATGCCCAAACAGGTCATGATAGTCGAAGACAACGAGCTGAACATGAAGCTCTTTCGCGACCTGATCGAGGCGTCTGGTTATACGACGATCCAGACGCGCAACGGCATGGAAGCGCTGGACCTTGCCCGCAAGCACCGGCCGGACCTCATCCTCATGGATATCCAGCTTCCGGAAGTGTCGGGGCTGGAGGTGACGAAATGGCTGAAGGAAGATGACGAACTGCACGTCATCCCGGTCATCGCCGTCACGGCCTTTGCCATGAAGGGCGATGAGGAACGGATTCGTCAGGGCGGATGCGAGGCCTATGTGTCGAAGCCGATTTCCGTCCCGAAATTCATCGAAATCATCAAGACTTATCTGGGCGACGCCTAA
- a CDS encoding PleD family two-component system response regulator: protein MTARVLVVDDIPANVKLLEARLVAEYFDVVTAEDGFKALAICDEEQVDIILLDIMMPGMDGFEVCERLKANPKTAHIPVVMVTALDQPSDRVRGLKAGADDFLTKPVNDLQLIARVKSLVRLKAVSDELRLRAETARQIGIEEMLRADGLMQTPGRVLVADGRASSQERIVRALKPIAEVDAVTDPQAALLKAASSSFELVIVNSNFEDYDPLRLCSQLRSLERTRFLPLLLVAEQGADDMVARALDLGVNDYILRPIDPNELVARSLTQIRRKRYNEHLRLNLQHTMELAIVDALTGLNNRRYLDNHLKILFDRAAVRGRPISICMTDIDRFKLVNDTYGHDVGDEVLREFAARIRSTVRGADLACRYGGEEFVVVMPDTPMELATSVAERLRAIVEDKPFYVRSIDRELSITASLGIATSSGAFGMPDELLKQADRALYEAKHAGRNRVVAAAA from the coding sequence ATGACGGCGAGAGTTCTGGTTGTTGACGACATTCCTGCCAATGTGAAGCTTCTCGAAGCGCGGCTTGTGGCGGAATATTTCGATGTCGTCACCGCCGAGGATGGTTTTAAGGCGCTGGCGATCTGCGACGAGGAGCAGGTCGATATTATCCTGCTCGACATCATGATGCCGGGCATGGATGGTTTCGAGGTCTGCGAGAGGCTGAAGGCCAACCCGAAGACGGCGCATATTCCCGTCGTCATGGTCACTGCGCTCGATCAGCCTTCCGACCGGGTGCGCGGCCTGAAGGCCGGCGCCGATGATTTTCTGACCAAGCCGGTCAACGACCTTCAGCTGATTGCCCGTGTCAAAAGCCTCGTGCGTCTGAAGGCTGTCAGTGACGAATTGCGGCTGCGCGCTGAAACCGCAAGGCAGATCGGCATCGAGGAGATGCTGCGCGCCGACGGCCTGATGCAGACACCCGGCCGCGTGCTGGTCGCGGATGGCCGCGCAAGTTCGCAGGAACGGATCGTCAGGGCGCTGAAGCCGATCGCCGAGGTCGATGCCGTCACCGATCCGCAGGCGGCGCTGCTGAAAGCGGCGAGCAGCTCTTTCGAGCTTGTCATCGTCAATTCCAATTTCGAGGATTACGATCCGCTGCGATTGTGTTCACAGCTTCGCTCGCTGGAGCGCACCCGTTTCCTGCCGCTGCTACTGGTGGCGGAGCAGGGGGCGGACGATATGGTGGCGCGTGCGCTCGATCTCGGCGTCAATGACTATATTCTGCGCCCGATCGATCCCAACGAACTTGTGGCCCGCTCACTGACACAGATAAGGCGCAAGCGTTACAACGAACACCTGCGGCTCAACCTGCAGCACACGATGGAGCTTGCCATTGTCGACGCGCTGACCGGCCTCAACAATCGCCGTTATCTCGACAATCATCTCAAGATACTCTTTGACCGTGCCGCCGTGCGGGGTCGCCCGATTTCCATCTGCATGACCGACATAGACCGGTTCAAGCTGGTCAATGACACCTATGGCCACGATGTGGGCGATGAAGTGCTGCGCGAATTTGCAGCGCGCATCCGCAGCACGGTGCGCGGCGCTGATCTTGCCTGCCGTTACGGTGGCGAAGAATTCGTCGTGGTAATGCCCGATACGCCGATGGAGCTTGCCACGAGCGTCGCCGAGCGTCTGCGGGCGATCGTCGAAGACAAGCCTTTCTACGTCCGCTCCATCGACCGTGAACTGAGCATCACCGCCTCGCTTGGTATCGCCACCAGCAGCGGCGCTTTCGGGATGCCGGATGAGCTATTGAAACAGGCCGACCGGGCGCTCTATGAGGCGAAACACGCCGGGCGCAACCGGGTGGTGGCTGCCGCCGCCTGA
- the rpmG gene encoding 50S ribosomal protein L33 has translation MAKATTIKIKLLSTADTGTFYVTTKNSRTFTDKMTKTKYDPVVRKHVEFKETKIK, from the coding sequence ATGGCGAAAGCTACAACAATCAAGATCAAGCTGCTGTCGACAGCCGACACCGGTACCTTCTACGTCACCACCAAGAACAGCCGTACGTTCACGGACAAGATGACGAAGACGAAGTACGACCCGGTTGTACGCAAGCACGTTGAATTCAAGGAAACCAAGATCAAGTAA
- a CDS encoding MFS transporter — translation MKCEADAIHWPSLIAAISAISAVGVAIGLGLPLLSIILEKRGISSTMIGVNSAMAGVAAMMAAPLTSKIAHDFGVARTMLFAVVISAVSAFGFYFADAFWMWFPLRIVFHGATTTLFILSEYWINMTAPPKKRGMVLGIYATGLAVGFAVGPLLFSVVGSEGILPFIVGAAIILLAAIPIFMARGESPELDERPNHHFARYVWLVPMASAAAFVFGSVQAGGLSLFPIYATREGFNESQAALLLTVMGIGNMVFQIPIGLLSDRMKDRRTMLALMAFAGVCGTLALPLLVDSWILVAALLLFWGGLVSGMYTVGLTHLGSRLKGADLVSANAAFIFCYAMGTIAGPQAVGISMDVAGTDGFAWALAVFFGLYVVLYGFRFVFRAKQT, via the coding sequence ATGAAATGCGAAGCGGACGCCATTCACTGGCCCTCACTGATCGCTGCGATTTCCGCCATCAGTGCGGTCGGTGTCGCCATCGGTCTTGGCCTGCCGCTCCTGTCGATCATCCTTGAAAAGCGTGGCATCTCCTCCACCATGATCGGGGTGAATTCGGCGATGGCCGGCGTCGCGGCGATGATGGCCGCCCCCCTGACCTCCAAGATCGCCCATGATTTCGGCGTGGCGCGAACCATGCTGTTTGCGGTGGTTATTTCAGCGGTGAGCGCGTTCGGCTTTTATTTCGCCGACGCCTTCTGGATGTGGTTTCCACTGCGAATCGTTTTCCACGGCGCCACCACGACGCTGTTCATCCTGTCCGAATACTGGATCAACATGACCGCACCGCCGAAAAAACGCGGCATGGTGCTCGGCATCTACGCCACCGGCCTTGCGGTCGGCTTTGCGGTCGGCCCGCTGCTGTTTTCCGTGGTCGGCAGCGAGGGCATCCTGCCGTTTATCGTCGGAGCGGCGATCATCCTTCTGGCCGCGATCCCGATCTTCATGGCGCGCGGTGAAAGTCCGGAGCTGGACGAGCGGCCCAACCACCATTTCGCCCGTTATGTCTGGCTGGTGCCGATGGCGTCGGCGGCGGCTTTCGTGTTCGGTTCGGTGCAGGCCGGTGGCCTGTCGCTCTTTCCCATCTATGCCACGCGTGAAGGCTTCAACGAATCGCAGGCCGCACTGCTGCTGACCGTGATGGGCATTGGCAACATGGTCTTCCAGATACCGATCGGCCTGTTGTCGGACCGCATGAAGGATCGGCGCACCATGCTGGCGCTGATGGCCTTTGCGGGCGTTTGCGGCACGCTGGCGCTGCCCCTGCTGGTGGACAGCTGGATCCTCGTGGCGGCCCTCCTGCTGTTCTGGGGGGGCCTCGTCTCCGGCATGTATACCGTCGGCCTCACTCACCTTGGATCACGGCTAAAGGGCGCGGATCTGGTCTCCGCCAATGCCGCCTTTATCTTCTGTTACGCCATGGGTACGATTGCAGGACCGCAGGCCGTCGGCATTTCCATGGATGTCGCGGGCACTGACGGTTTCGCCTGGGCGCTTGCCGTATTTTTCGGGCTTTACGTGGTGCTTTATGGGTTCCGTTTTGTTTTCCGGGCAAAACAGACTTGA
- a CDS encoding NUDIX hydrolase — translation MTEPRKSAEVASPPLRPRDAASIILLDRSGPTIRVLMGQRSHAHVFMPGAYVFPGGKRDPRDHALPFSGDLHPAVLDRLTASASRRLSVAGARALALAAARELVEETGVDMGLDADGPDLSCFRYVARAITPPGNIRRYDTRFFCCYADELRLDTRLIRDSEELHDVQWLDMTGLSGLNMPKITRTVLEDVTKFMIGDPSLPFESPARLYVTRHGRFIREFV, via the coding sequence GTGACCGAACCCCGCAAGAGTGCCGAGGTTGCGAGCCCGCCCCTGCGGCCGCGGGATGCCGCCTCCATCATTCTGCTCGACCGTTCCGGCCCGACAATCCGCGTATTGATGGGCCAGCGCAGCCATGCCCATGTCTTCATGCCCGGCGCTTACGTCTTTCCCGGCGGCAAACGTGATCCACGCGACCACGCGCTTCCCTTTTCCGGCGACCTGCACCCCGCGGTCCTCGACCGCCTCACCGCCTCGGCCTCGCGCCGCCTGAGCGTTGCAGGCGCCAGGGCGCTGGCGCTTGCCGCTGCGCGCGAGCTTGTCGAGGAAACCGGCGTGGATATGGGGCTGGATGCTGATGGTCCGGACCTTTCCTGTTTCCGCTATGTGGCACGCGCCATCACCCCGCCCGGCAATATCAGGCGCTACGACACACGATTCTTTTGCTGTTATGCCGACGAATTGCGGCTGGATACCCGGCTAATCCGGGATTCCGAAGAATTGCATGATGTGCAATGGCTTGACATGACAGGCCTTTCCGGTCTGAACATGCCGAAAATCACGCGCACGGTTCTCGAAGATGTCACAAAATTCATGATAGGTGATCCGTCATTGCCCTTTGAAAGCCCCGCGCGGCTCTATGTCACGCGCCACGGCCGCTTCATTCGAGAGTTTGTATAA
- a CDS encoding DUF983 domain-containing protein, which translates to MSAHQGSETVTFGDNSAERPLGRSIMRGMANRCPACGGGRLFRAFLKPVDNCAACGAEMHHHRSDDLPPYISIVIIGHIAVGGFMMTDMVFSVPMWVHFAIWVPITILAALLTLQPIKGGVIGLQWALRMHGFDGKQPTVQIDGSSH; encoded by the coding sequence ATGAGTGCACATCAGGGCTCGGAAACGGTCACCTTCGGAGACAACAGCGCGGAGCGGCCGCTTGGCCGTTCGATCATGCGCGGCATGGCGAACCGCTGCCCGGCCTGCGGCGGTGGCCGCCTGTTTCGTGCCTTTCTGAAGCCGGTGGACAATTGCGCCGCCTGCGGCGCGGAAATGCACCACCACCGGTCCGACGACCTGCCGCCTTATATTTCCATCGTCATTATCGGCCATATCGCCGTTGGCGGCTTCATGATGACGGATATGGTGTTCTCTGTTCCCATGTGGGTGCATTTCGCCATCTGGGTGCCGATTACCATTCTGGCTGCGCTCCTGACGCTGCAACCGATCAAGGGCGGCGTCATTGGCCTGCAATGGGCTCTGCGCATGCATGGCTTTGACGGAAAGCAGCCGACAGTGCAGATAGACGGCTCCTCCCACTGA
- the rnr gene encoding ribonuclease R: MSKAPRQRQGSASDGFGRTGRGKRVSEGEGIIHGEVPSREVLLKFIADHPQQASKREIAKAFGLKGENRIVLKALLKELEVDGMVHKSRKSLTRPGGLPPVTVLDITTRDKDGELIGRPAEWPEDMGAAPAVLIRQSSQDRGKKAPAAGLGDRILAKIFPSKDSVGPAYTARVVKLIDRRQNALLGVFKQTEGGGGRLMPIDRRGEEMVIDPDGVGDARDGDLIEVETSRNSGRYGLTRAKVLSVVGSVASEKAISMIAIHSHGIPHIFPPNVLAEADAAKPATMSHREDWRDLPLITIDPADAKDHDDAVYAEPDPSPDNPDGVIVTVAIADVSWYVRSGAPLDREALKRGNSVYFPDRVVPMLPERISNDLCSLKEGVDRPALAVRMTFSKEGRKAGHTFHRIMMKSAAKLSYQQAQAAIDGKPDDKTGTLLEPILKPLWHAYEVMKRGRDRRQPLELDMPERKIQLRPDGTVDKVVIPERLDAHKLIEEMMIQANVAAAETLEKKKQPLVYRVHDAPTLSKQEVLREFLGTIGISMAKGVAMRANSFNGILARALDTPHQIMVNEMVLRSQSQAIYSPENIGHFGLNLMKYAHFTSPIRRYADLIVHRALVGSLGLGEGGITPQEEATLDDIAAEISTFERRAMAAERDTINRLIAHHLSERVGEEFDGRVSGVTKAGLFVALPQFGADGFVPISTLGTDYFLYDEAHQALTGEKTGLGYQLGDTVQVRLAEAVPLAGALRFEMLSPGRKMPVGSRSFHKAGRRTSRPGTRPGTRPPRGRR, encoded by the coding sequence GTGAGCAAGGCGCCGCGTCAGAGACAGGGTTCCGCCAGCGACGGTTTCGGACGCACCGGGCGCGGCAAACGGGTGAGTGAAGGTGAAGGCATCATCCATGGCGAGGTGCCTTCCCGCGAAGTGCTGCTGAAATTCATCGCGGACCATCCGCAGCAGGCTTCCAAGCGTGAAATCGCCAAGGCTTTCGGGCTGAAGGGTGAAAACCGTATCGTTCTGAAAGCGCTGCTGAAGGAACTTGAAGTCGATGGCATGGTGCACAAGAGCCGTAAGTCGCTGACGCGGCCGGGCGGTCTGCCACCTGTGACGGTTCTCGACATCACCACCCGCGACAAGGACGGCGAATTGATCGGCCGACCGGCGGAATGGCCGGAGGATATGGGTGCTGCACCTGCCGTGCTGATCCGCCAGTCTTCGCAGGATCGCGGCAAGAAGGCCCCGGCAGCCGGTCTCGGTGACCGTATTCTGGCAAAAATCTTCCCCTCGAAAGACAGCGTCGGCCCGGCATATACGGCCCGCGTCGTAAAACTGATTGATCGTCGCCAGAACGCGCTGCTCGGCGTGTTCAAGCAGACGGAAGGCGGCGGCGGACGGCTGATGCCGATCGACCGGCGCGGCGAAGAAATGGTGATCGACCCTGATGGCGTCGGCGATGCCAGGGACGGCGACCTGATCGAGGTGGAAACCTCGCGCAACAGCGGCCGTTACGGCCTGACGCGGGCCAAGGTTCTCTCCGTCGTCGGCTCGGTCGCCTCGGAAAAGGCGATCTCGATGATCGCCATCCATTCCCATGGTATTCCGCATATTTTCCCGCCGAATGTGCTGGCTGAAGCGGATGCCGCCAAACCCGCGACCATGTCGCACCGCGAGGACTGGCGCGACCTGCCGCTCATCACCATCGATCCGGCCGACGCCAAGGACCATGACGATGCGGTCTATGCCGAACCGGACCCCTCGCCCGACAATCCGGATGGTGTCATCGTCACAGTCGCCATCGCCGATGTCTCCTGGTATGTGCGATCAGGCGCTCCGCTCGACCGCGAGGCTTTGAAGCGCGGCAACTCGGTCTATTTCCCTGATCGTGTCGTGCCGATGCTGCCGGAGCGTATCTCCAACGATCTCTGCTCGCTCAAGGAAGGCGTCGACCGTCCCGCGCTTGCGGTGCGGATGACCTTCTCCAAGGAAGGCCGCAAGGCGGGCCATACTTTCCATCGCATCATGATGAAGAGTGCTGCCAAGCTGTCCTACCAACAGGCGCAGGCTGCGATCGACGGCAAGCCCGACGACAAGACCGGGACGCTGCTGGAGCCGATCCTGAAGCCATTGTGGCACGCATACGAAGTAATGAAGCGTGGCCGCGACCGCCGCCAGCCGCTGGAACTCGACATGCCCGAGCGCAAGATTCAGCTCAGGCCCGACGGCACGGTGGACAAGGTCGTCATTCCCGAACGCCTCGATGCGCACAAGCTGATCGAGGAAATGATGATCCAGGCGAATGTCGCCGCCGCCGAGACGCTGGAAAAGAAAAAGCAGCCGCTGGTCTATCGCGTACACGACGCACCGACGCTCTCCAAGCAGGAGGTGCTGCGCGAATTCCTCGGCACCATCGGCATTTCCATGGCCAAGGGCGTGGCCATGCGCGCCAATTCCTTCAATGGCATTCTGGCGCGCGCCCTTGATACGCCGCATCAGATCATGGTCAATGAAATGGTGCTGCGCAGCCAGAGCCAGGCGATCTACAGCCCCGAGAATATCGGCCATTTCGGCCTCAACCTGATGAAATACGCGCATTTCACCTCGCCGATCCGCCGGTATGCCGATCTGATCGTGCATCGGGCGCTGGTGGGGTCGCTGGGACTCGGCGAAGGCGGCATCACCCCACAGGAAGAGGCGACGCTCGACGATATCGCCGCCGAAATCTCGACCTTCGAGCGGCGTGCCATGGCGGCCGAGCGCGACACCATCAACCGGCTGATCGCACATCATTTGTCCGAACGGGTGGGTGAAGAATTCGACGGCCGCGTCTCCGGTGTCACCAAGGCGGGACTATTTGTCGCGCTGCCGCAGTTTGGCGCTGATGGCTTTGTTCCTATATCTACACTCGGAACCGACTATTTCCTCTATGATGAAGCCCATCAGGCTCTGACGGGGGAAAAGACCGGTCTCGGTTACCAGCTTGGCGACACGGTTCAGGTACGGCTTGCGGAAGCAGTGCCTCTGGCGGGCGCGCTGCGTTTCGAAATGCTGAGCCCCGGGCGCAAGATGCCGGTCGGCTCGCGGTCGTTCCACAAGGCGGGCCGGCGGACATCGCGTCCCGGCACCAGGCCGGGAACGAGGCCGCCCAGAGGACGACGTTAA
- the topA gene encoding type I DNA topoisomerase, protein MNVVVVESPAKAKTINKYLGSGYKVLASFGHVRDLPAKDGSVLPDQDFEMSWEVDSASAKRMKDIADAVKDSDGLILATDPDREGEAISWHVLDLLKKKRVLGDKPVKRVVFNAITKKAVLDAMANPRDIDVPLVDAYLARRALDYLVGFNLSPVLWRKLPGARSAGRVQSVALRLVCDRESEIERFISEEYWNISALLKTPRGDEFEAKLVSADGKRLQSRGIKTGEDANRLKVLLEGATYVVDTVEAKPVKRNPGPPFTTSTLQQAASSRMGFGASRTMQVAQKLYEGIDIGGETVGLITYMRTDGVQMAPEAIDAARSAIGEQFGDRYVPEKARFYSTKAKNAQEAHEAIRPTDFNRTPDQVKRYLDADQLRLYDLIWKRGIASQMASAEIERTTVEILADKNGEQAGLRAVGSVIRFDGFIAAYTDQKEDGEQSDDGDDEGRLPQINARENLAKQKINASQHFTEPPPRYSEASLIKKMEELGIGRPSTYAATLKTLSDREYIIVDKRKLIPHSRGRLVTAFLESFFSKYVEYDFTAALEEKLDRISAGELDWKQVLRDFWKDFFAQIEDTKELRVTNVLDALNEVLAPLVFPKREDGSDPRICQVCGTGNLSLKLGKYGAFVGCSNYPECNYTRQLTSDGSEAEAAASNEPKALGADPMTGEELTLRSGRFGPYIQRGDGKEAKRSSLPKGWKPEDIDHEKALALINLPRDIGKHPETGKMISAGLGRYGPFLLHDGSYANLESIEDVFSIGLNRAVTVIAEKQAKGPGRGRSGTPAALKELGDHPDGGAITVRDGRYGAYVNWGKVNATIPKGQDPVSVTLDEALVLIAERIAKTGTGGKPAKAKKPAAKKADGAATAKPKATKAKATTKSKAAAKPKAAAKPKKAAE, encoded by the coding sequence ATGAATGTCGTTGTCGTAGAATCTCCTGCCAAAGCCAAGACGATCAACAAGTATCTTGGTTCGGGCTACAAGGTTCTTGCATCCTTTGGCCACGTCAGAGACCTTCCTGCCAAGGACGGATCGGTGCTGCCCGATCAGGATTTCGAAATGTCCTGGGAGGTTGATAGCGCATCCGCCAAGCGCATGAAGGATATTGCCGACGCGGTAAAAGACTCTGACGGCCTCATTCTCGCAACCGACCCGGATCGCGAAGGTGAAGCCATTTCCTGGCACGTTCTCGATCTTTTGAAGAAGAAGCGCGTTCTCGGCGACAAGCCGGTGAAGCGCGTGGTCTTCAACGCCATCACCAAAAAGGCCGTGCTGGACGCCATGGCGAACCCGCGCGACATCGACGTGCCGCTGGTAGATGCCTATCTCGCCCGCCGTGCACTCGATTATCTCGTCGGCTTCAACCTGTCGCCGGTGCTGTGGCGCAAGCTGCCGGGCGCGCGCTCGGCCGGCCGCGTGCAGTCGGTTGCGCTGCGTCTCGTCTGCGACCGCGAGTCCGAGATCGAACGCTTCATCTCCGAGGAATACTGGAACATCAGCGCGCTTTTGAAGACACCGCGCGGTGACGAGTTCGAAGCCAAGCTGGTTTCGGCCGACGGCAAGCGGCTGCAAAGCCGCGGGATCAAGACCGGCGAAGATGCAAACCGGCTGAAGGTGCTGCTGGAAGGCGCGACCTATGTTGTCGACACGGTCGAGGCAAAGCCCGTCAAGCGTAATCCCGGCCCGCCCTTCACCACCTCGACGCTGCAACAGGCCGCGTCTTCGCGCATGGGCTTTGGCGCTTCTCGGACGATGCAGGTGGCGCAGAAGCTTTATGAAGGTATCGACATCGGCGGCGAGACCGTTGGTCTGATCACCTATATGCGTACCGACGGTGTGCAGATGGCCCCGGAAGCAATCGATGCTGCCCGCAGCGCCATCGGCGAGCAGTTTGGCGACCGCTACGTGCCGGAAAAGGCGCGTTTCTACTCCACCAAGGCCAAGAACGCTCAGGAAGCGCACGAGGCGATCCGCCCGACCGATTTCAACCGCACGCCGGATCAGGTGAAACGTTATCTCGATGCCGATCAGCTGCGTCTTTACGACCTGATCTGGAAGCGCGGTATCGCCAGCCAAATGGCGTCCGCCGAAATCGAGCGGACCACTGTGGAAATTCTGGCGGACAAGAACGGGGAACAGGCCGGGCTTCGCGCTGTCGGATCGGTGATCCGTTTTGACGGTTTCATCGCCGCCTATACCGACCAGAAGGAAGATGGCGAGCAGAGCGACGACGGTGACGATGAAGGCCGTCTGCCGCAGATCAATGCGCGCGAAAATCTCGCCAAGCAGAAGATCAATGCCAGCCAGCACTTTACCGAGCCGCCACCGCGCTATTCGGAAGCCTCGCTCATCAAGAAGATGGAAGAACTCGGCATCGGCCGCCCCTCCACCTATGCGGCAACGCTGAAGACGCTGAGCGACCGTGAATATATCATCGTCGACAAGCGCAAGCTGATTCCGCATTCGCGCGGACGGCTGGTGACGGCTTTCCTCGAAAGCTTCTTTTCCAAATATGTCGAATATGACTTCACAGCCGCGCTGGAAGAAAAGCTCGACCGTATTTCCGCGGGCGAACTGGACTGGAAGCAGGTGCTGCGCGATTTCTGGAAGGATTTCTTCGCGCAGATCGAAGATACCAAGGAATTGCGCGTCACCAACGTGCTGGATGCGCTGAATGAGGTTCTGGCGCCGCTGGTCTTCCCCAAGCGCGAGGATGGTTCGGATCCGCGCATCTGTCAGGTTTGCGGCACCGGCAATCTTTCGCTGAAGCTCGGCAAATACGGCGCTTTCGTCGGTTGCTCCAACTATCCGGAATGCAACTACACCCGCCAGCTCACCTCCGACGGTTCGGAAGCCGAAGCTGCGGCCTCGAACGAGCCGAAGGCTCTCGGCGCCGATCCGATGACTGGTGAAGAGCTGACGTTGCGGTCGGGCCGTTTCGGACCCTATATCCAGCGCGGCGACGGCAAGGAGGCCAAGCGTTCCTCCCTGCCCAAGGGCTGGAAGCCGGAGGATATCGACCATGAAAAGGCGCTGGCGCTCATCAACCTGCCGCGCGATATTGGCAAACATCCGGAAACCGGCAAGATGATATCTGCCGGACTTGGCCGCTATGGGCCGTTCCTTTTGCATGACGGTTCCTATGCGAACCTCGAAAGCATCGAGGATGTGTTCTCGATCGGCCTCAACCGGGCCGTCACCGTCATTGCCGAAAAGCAGGCCAAGGGGCCGGGACGCGGCCGCAGCGGCACGCCGGCGGCGCTGAAGGAACTGGGCGACCATCCCGATGGCGGCGCGATCACTGTGCGCGACGGACGTTATGGCGCGTACGTCAACTGGGGCAAGGTCAACGCCACCATTCCGAAGGGTCAGGACCCGGTTTCGGTGACGCTGGACGAGGCACTGGTGCTCATCGCCGAGCGCATCGCCAAGACCGGCACCGGCGGCAAGCCCGCCAAGGCCAAGAAGCCTGCCGCCAAGAAGGCCGATGGCGCCGCCACTGCCAAACCGAAGGCGACGAAAGCCAAGGCCACAACCAAGAGCAAAGCGGCCGCCAAGCCGAAGGCAGCGGCCAAACCCAAGAAGGCAGCAGAGTGA
- the dprA gene encoding DNA-processing protein DprA — protein sequence MPHEETTRQGIELSARQRVAWLRLIRSDNIGPVTFRELINHFGSAEKALDALPELSRRGGSSRSPRIATQAEAEGEIETAERFGARFVGIGEPDYPPALRQLDGAPPLIAMKGSATAATRACVGIVGSRNASINGAKFAAMLARDCGRAGYTIASGLARGIDAAAHRASLASGTVAMLAGGLDRPYPQENFGLLQDIYDQGGATISEMPFGWEPRARDFPRRNRLIAGVSLGVVIVEAAERSGSLITARLAGEAGRLVFAVPGSPLDPRCEGTNRLIKEGAMLTTGAEDILEALRPLMEPQLPYDRKIEEPRSEEEMSPPGDDERSIIAAALGPSPVETDDIIRHTDFSAATVHMVLLELDIAGRLNRHAGGRVSLLAD from the coding sequence ATGCCGCATGAGGAAACGACACGGCAGGGCATAGAGCTTTCCGCGAGGCAGCGGGTCGCCTGGCTGCGGTTGATCCGCAGCGACAATATCGGCCCCGTTACCTTTCGCGAACTCATCAATCATTTCGGCAGCGCTGAAAAGGCGCTGGATGCCCTGCCGGAGCTTTCGCGGCGTGGCGGCTCCTCACGCAGCCCACGCATCGCCACGCAGGCAGAGGCGGAAGGCGAAATCGAAACGGCTGAAAGATTCGGCGCCCGGTTTGTCGGCATCGGCGAGCCGGATTACCCACCTGCCCTGCGACAGCTGGATGGCGCTCCGCCGCTGATCGCGATGAAGGGATCGGCAACCGCCGCAACAAGAGCCTGCGTCGGCATCGTCGGCTCGCGCAACGCCTCCATCAACGGCGCGAAATTCGCCGCGATGCTGGCACGCGATTGCGGCCGGGCCGGTTATACGATCGCTTCTGGCCTTGCACGCGGCATCGATGCGGCAGCGCACCGGGCAAGCCTTGCAAGCGGCACGGTGGCGATGCTGGCGGGTGGTCTCGACCGACCCTACCCGCAGGAAAATTTCGGGCTTTTGCAGGATATCTATGATCAAGGCGGCGCGACGATCAGCGAAATGCCCTTCGGATGGGAACCGCGCGCCCGGGATTTTCCCCGCCGCAACCGGCTGATTGCCGGCGTCTCGCTTGGCGTTGTCATCGTGGAGGCGGCAGAGCGTTCCGGTTCGCTGATTACGGCCCGGCTTGCCGGTGAAGCGGGTCGGCTGGTTTTCGCCGTACCCGGCTCCCCGCTCGACCCGCGCTGCGAAGGGACCAACCGGCTGATCAAGGAAGGCGCGATGTTGACCACGGGCGCGGAGGACATTCTCGAAGCACTGCGACCACTCATGGAGCCGCAATTGCCCTATGACCGAAAGATCGAGGAACCGCGATCGGAAGAAGAAATGTCACCACCCGGAGACGACGAGCGCAGCATCATTGCCGCCGCACTCGGCCCTTCGCCCGTCGAAACAGACGACATCATCCGCCACACGGATTTTTCCGCCGCCACCGTTCATATGGTGCTTTTGGAACTCGATATCGCCGGCCGACTAAACCGGCATGCCGGGGGACGGGTTTCGCTCCTCGCGGATTGA